The following nucleotide sequence is from Plasmodium sp. gorilla clade G2 genome assembly, chromosome: 11.
gtgttaataataacaatattgaAGAGACACATGAAGTGAAACTTCCACCTCTATTGAACATACCATATATCAATTTCGAtttcaataaaaataaaattattaatatttacaaatttcatcttataaaatataaatggcACTCACATTCTGTTTATAACCTTGAAATTGAAGGAAGGAAAATAATTTCATGTGGAGAAGAAGcagttatattattttatgatataGATAAAGCATCATATGAATTTATTTCTCATTTAGGGGTTCCAtgttattatgtatatttgaataaagaaaaaaatcttattatttgtaattctttaaataattgtatcttgtttattaattataatcatcgtttgtttttctataaatataatggtATTAACATGCCTTTGAccttaaaaaatttattttatcattatacTAATAtagatttaaatataaaaaatagtaTGAACCTTTTTATGAGTCAGATAAATGATGAATATGACTACACACGTAGTATATGTGATCAAAGAAACAGACAtccattttataaaaaaaaacacaaaaataacaacatttttaataattctacATATGATGACAATATGAATAACATTAGAAATTGTGAGAATTATTCAACAGAAGATTCTAGTGATGAATCTAGTAATGAATGTGATTCCCATTCCGATGTAGAAGATATGATATCAttgaataaagaaaataaaaaagatgataTGAGTAAAAAAAGGAGTGACGACCAAAAGAATAACCaagataataaaagtaatgataataaaaaaaataatgacaatgataaaaatattggaaGTAATAAAAAGAGGGTGAGTATAAAAAATGTGAgaaaaataacaaaagaaGAAGATCTTCTTAGTTTCCgttatatagaaaaagaattagaaaagcaactttttaataatagtaatgtagaaaataatttatataaaaaatatcaaatgTGTTTTTATTGTGATTCTAATAAAGGattaatatattgttttCTAACATCTTTTTCTCatttacaattatataatatagaaaaagataaacatgaaaaatatttatgtccTTTAAATATGACATATAAAAGTAGAACAAATATTGAAAAAGTAAATGATAtggaaataatttttttttgttttaatcaTAATAGAAATTTATTAATGACaatagaaaaaagaaattacatTATGCCCTCATTATTAGATTCTTCATCACCAAATTTAATACATAGAATATATACTATAAAATTTTGGTTACTTGACAAatatatggaatatataaatatatatgaatatactATTCCTTGTAATATTATAGCTTATGATGGACAAGAAACAgataatatgtttaatactattaataataaaatattaaatgatataaatacatatggtaatgataatatgtatggtaatgataatatatatggtaATGATAATGTATAtggtaatgataatatatatggtaatgataatgtatataataatgataatatatataataatgataatatatataataataataataataataatatatatagtgagAATGAGAAGTATCTAATGATAATAAGTCATCCATTTTTAAACATGTTCATGCTATTTGAAACCAATGGAAATATAAGTATATGGTGTTTTAATAAAagtgaaaaaatatttgataaatGTATCTATGATGATTATGTTGTAGATTGTTTAGAGATGACTAgcgaaaatataaaaattatggataatataataaaagaaatgaaagGTACagatattcataatatatataaaaaaaataataatgaatatgaCACCGCCTTGTCTGAAATAaatgaacataataataataatagtagtagtaataaaAAGCCtgttgaagaaaataatgaaacagATTTTTGTAGTAATATAATtactattataaaaaatattaattataataataatattattttaaatgctGATATTAGCATAGatggaaaaatattttgtttatgtCATGATAAATTTTTTACTATATGGGATACAATaactttaaaaatattagcTGTTATTAGACATCCTTTATATACATCATTAAATGAACagttatttaatttatataaaggaATAGAAGTTATACAATCTAATTATagtgtatttatattatttttttcttttgatactatttttatttatgcaCTTGAACAGttccatttaatatatcaagaaaaatttaaaggtattatagaatatataaaatttgataaatttacaaataaatatttagcTATAGGTATAACAAAaagatcaaaaaaaaaaaatcatcaactaatacaaaaaaattatatatatgaatttaacgaacattatttaaaaagaaaaaaattattctatTCCACTACACAAAGTCCAATATTATTAGTAGATTTTGCTCCattcaatattttaaaaaatgttaatataaatcattatcATAAATCAACAACATTAGTTACATTAAATTCAAAGTTTCAAAtacatacattttatattaataattatccAAACTTTTTACAATTAAAGTGAAgcttccaaaaaaaaaaaaaaaaaaaaaaaatatcggCACCCCATGGGtctatcatatatataatacataaaatatatgtatatatatatatattttattatatatatgtatttgtttatatatttattttttttttaatttatttttgtatgcACAGCAACATTTCCATTTATCTACTTAAAATTAaaacttataatatattaatatattttagacataaaatttaatatgtatatgttattttactGGTGCGGAAATTCCTGTAAGGAAATATTTGCccctcaaaaaaaaaaaaaaaaaaaaaaaaaaaaaaaaaaaaaaaaaacacacacACAAggtatatatgtacatatatatatatatatatatatttttctatatatatatatttttctatatatatatatttttgtctttatatatataccttgTTGTTGATATATGAATTGTTTAATCAGCCTTgctttatatcttttaaaatgCAAGATATTACAACTCCATCATTGTCAGACCATAAAGGATCTAAATGTGCCCAATTAGACACcgtaattatttttaaacattttttgtcgaaaattttgttcatatattttattgattTATCTACATGTATAATAGTATCtttatttccatatattaatgttattGGAAATGAAAATTCGTGTGGATATTTCTCAAGAACATCTGTAACAGGACATGTATTAAATGATTTTGCCCATCTAGTTAAATTTGCTTTTGATGTTGATCCATTAGGTGtatgaaaaaagaataattttttctcatcttgttttatattttcattataatatttaaaaacatgATGTGCTATTATATGTGCCAAATTACTTATAATAAATGTACTAATATTATATGGTATCATATGTTGAAAAAATGATTTccctttaaaaataaaattgtaatattttgaaatatataataaaaatttcatTGGGATttctaaattatatttattcctcAATATAATAGGTAATGACATTAAATAACATCTTTTTATACTTTTTCTTACATATTCATTTAGGCAGGAACTTATAATTAACTGGATACTACCTTGTGAAAATccaacatatattattttatcttttttagttttattttttatgtattttattatggAAGGTAAATCTTTTGTACTCATATCTTCAAAAgtgtattcatttttatgatcACACAAATCGtcatcatatttatcatatttatcatatttgtaatatttatcatatctatcatatttatcatatttgtcatatatatcatatttatcatatatatcatatctatcatatatatcattgttggaataatatttatttatcttattATCACAATTGTCTATTAAATTAGAACCTTTgctctttaattttttgttatctctaaaatattcaaaactTTCTTTTCCTTTAATTTTATCAGAATCAAAAGTATCACTACACTTAATATTAGAATCATCCCTTTCCCTTGTTgacttaaaatatatatttccttttttcttttcgtTTATATTACGAAcaaatatgttaaaaaaatggTTACTCGTCCAGGGCCTTAAAatgatattatcattattattattactattaatattattactattaatattattattattttttattttttttttctttgtgtGTTGgtctatattttctttatcataatgattatatgaattattattacaactGTTCATATCATAATTACATAAATACTTACTCATCAACATATTCTTCATATAACATGTTAAGttaattttttgaaaaaataatctATGCAAAACATTAAAACAatgcatttttttattatcacattgattaatattattatcaatttttttttttttttttctcatctCCTTTTCTatcttatcattttttatgttaagACCCAAGTCTCTTAAATCTTCATCtgtatatttttctcttaatttttttatagctATATCTTTCCCAACATATTGTGTGAAATTATTCCCTCTGTTATTACTTATCCAGACATCATGATTATTTGAGAAAATTTGGAAAGTCAGAGAATTATATCCTTTACATGTATAATTAATAGACGATTCAAACAACCCAtgattaaaacaaaaaacttCTTTCTTATCTTCTTCTAATCCTTGTTCATTTATTCTTTCCTTTTGAAGAAtttcatcatttattatttgttctgtattattttttacaattctatataaatttaatctATACCCATCAATTGTATAGACATAATGTTTTTCtgctttatattttttttgtgttaaaTCAAGTAGTAATTTTTCCATTTGATCAAGTGTTTCAtctttttcttccttttctatgtcttcattattttttaaatttattttattctttatatgaCATCTTACATCTCTTTGTTCATCTATATCataatctttttcttttacataATAACAATTATATCCCTTCCTGCACATATCTTTACAAATGTTCAATAAATTCTCTAACCTTTTTGTGATATTGCTGAAGGGTGGTCTGAGCATGTTTAAGGtgcattttttaatatatataaataaataaaatatttatgatataaataaatatatatatatatatatatatatatatatttaaataacatAACTTTTTCAAGTTCACTTTTTTGAGTATGATTACTAAAATATAGTCCACTTTAacaatacaaatatattcacatatacatgtgtattataaaatttttataattattagcaaaataatcatatagaCAAAAATAGatctttctttatttttacaagtaaaaaaatttcatcaaatattttacatataaatcaaaaaaataaaataaaaaaaaataatatttaacaaatcttatcataataatacatatataatattatatatatgtatatattcacTTATTTTTTAGAAAGTTAAATATTACTCAAATGTTttttcacaaaaaaaaaaaagaaaaataggaaaatatatacatatataaatcaaaataatatttgtataatattatgtaacaAATAAAAGAACATACTTCTGCATTTACATAAAAAacgtcatttttttttttttttttttttcaaaataaataagaacagaaaaaaaagaaatataaaaaaaaaaaaaattaaaacatataaatatatttcatttatgattcttattaaaatgaaaaaatattcatctcaaaagaaaaaaaaaaaaaaaaatatatatatatatatatatataatatatatataatttatggaGTGACGTGgtggaaaatatatatatatatatatatatatatatatatatatatatatgaaaaaattaaatagaaGAAAGTACCTAATAAAGTcaaaatcatataaaa
It contains:
- a CDS encoding steryl ester hydrolase, putative codes for the protein MLRPPFSNITKRLENLLNICKDMCRKGYNCYYVKEKDYDIDEQRDVRCHIKNKINLKNNEDIEKEEKDETLDQMEKLLLDLTQKKYKAEKHYVYTIDGYRLNLYRIVKNNTEQIINDEILQKERINEQGLEEDKKEVFCFNHGLFESSINYTCKGYNSLTFQIFSNNHDVWISNNRGNNFTQYVGKDIAIKKLREKYTDEDLRDLGLNIKNDKIEKEMRKKKKKIDNNINQCDNKKMHCFNVLHRLFFQKINLTCYMKNMLMSKYLCNYDMNSCNNNSYNHYDKENIDQHTKKKKIKNNNNINSNNINSNNNNDNIILRPWTSNHFFNIFVRNINEKKKGNIYFKSTRERDDSNIKCSDTFDSDKIKGKESFEYFRDNKKLKSKGSNLIDNCDNKINKYYSNNDIYDRYDIYDKYDIYDKYDKYDRYDKYYKYDKYDKYDDDLCDHKNEYTFEDMSTKDLPSIIKYIKNKTKKDKIIYVGFSQGSIQLIISSCLNEYVRKSIKRCYLMSLPIILRNKYNLEIPMKFLLYISKYYNFIFKGKSFFQHMIPYNISTFIISNLAHIIAHHVFKYYNENIKQDEKKLFFFHTPNGSTSKANLTRWAKSFNTCPVTDVLEKYPHEFSFPITLIYGNKDTIIHVDKSIKYMNKIFDKKCLKIITVSNWAHLDPLWSDNDGVVISCILKDIKQG